In the genome of Bradyrhizobium arachidis, one region contains:
- a CDS encoding efflux RND transporter permease subunit produces MLEKHSESEVHVDKVEQGPASSIAFGLERIGLIAVRAPIVSCIILLALIVGAVFGIHRIKIDDSLSQLFRSDTREFKQYEEVTKKFPAEEFDVLVVVEGKNLLARNNLEKLRDFITDMQLVEGTRGLVSLFSARQAPAPGKLPAALFPAELPEGEAYDKFIETVKNNEIIRGKLLSEDGTLALVVLSLDPEVVASSKLTKTVGDIRALMKEDLGDTGLNVQLSGVPVMQLEIRNAVERDGLTYNILGILAGCVIAIIFFRKISFMIAAAFPPMIAILLALGALGWANFNLNMFLNVMTPLIMVISFSDSMQLTFAARDRLIAGQDKFTAFKNAVLVVGPACVLTHGTAGISFIALQFSDSDLIRKFGEAGLAATIIALVAVLSLVPVFGVLFVRNEKIFAVKFQSADAGVQALRNFCYWIAVRMVGRPGLFSLIAVLFVGGLGVIYANLEPRYRLADQVPDKRQAVAASDRLDAKLTGANPVNVLIQFPKGETLYSPETLQTIADVHATVEKAAGVGNVWSLETLRRWLAAKAGSADVATLKEYVNVIPEHLVRRFIDAEQDAVVVAGRVPDKDSSQLLPIVDKLDSELDAVRKKHPGYEIAVTGLAAIAARNSASMIEKLNRGLTVEFALVALFIGLAFRSWVVMFACILPGIFPVVMSGTVLWAMGEGLQFASVVALTVSFGLGLSATIHFLNRLRLESKPGVGSALAVERATVLVGPALILTTVVLACGLVVTVFSDLPSLRLFGWLSAFSMVMALVADLFILRPTAMWLINLHARLQGPDKPAI; encoded by the coding sequence AGCGAGAGTGAGGTTCATGTCGACAAGGTCGAGCAGGGACCTGCGTCCTCGATCGCCTTCGGGCTCGAGCGCATCGGCCTGATCGCGGTCCGGGCGCCGATCGTCTCCTGCATCATCCTGCTCGCGCTGATCGTCGGCGCCGTGTTCGGCATCCACCGGATCAAGATCGACGATTCGCTGTCGCAGCTGTTCCGCTCCGATACCCGCGAATTCAAGCAGTATGAAGAGGTGACCAAGAAGTTCCCGGCCGAGGAATTTGACGTCCTCGTCGTGGTCGAGGGCAAGAACCTCCTGGCGCGGAACAACCTCGAGAAGCTGCGCGACTTCATCACCGACATGCAACTGGTCGAAGGCACGCGCGGCCTAGTCTCGCTGTTCTCGGCGCGCCAGGCGCCGGCGCCGGGCAAGCTGCCGGCGGCGCTATTCCCGGCCGAGCTCCCCGAGGGCGAGGCCTATGACAAGTTCATCGAGACCGTCAAAAACAACGAGATCATCCGCGGCAAGCTGCTGTCGGAGGACGGCACGCTGGCGCTGGTCGTGCTGTCGCTCGATCCGGAGGTGGTCGCGTCCAGCAAGCTGACCAAGACCGTCGGCGACATTCGCGCGCTGATGAAGGAGGATCTCGGCGACACCGGCCTCAACGTGCAGCTCTCCGGCGTGCCGGTGATGCAGCTCGAGATCCGCAACGCCGTCGAGCGCGACGGGCTGACCTACAACATCCTCGGCATCCTCGCCGGCTGCGTCATCGCCATCATCTTCTTCCGCAAGATCTCGTTCATGATCGCGGCGGCGTTCCCGCCGATGATCGCGATCCTCCTGGCGCTCGGCGCGCTCGGCTGGGCCAATTTCAATCTCAACATGTTCCTGAACGTGATGACGCCGCTCATCATGGTGATCAGCTTCTCGGACTCGATGCAGCTCACCTTCGCCGCGCGCGACCGGCTGATCGCAGGCCAGGACAAGTTCACCGCGTTCAAGAACGCCGTGCTGGTGGTGGGCCCGGCCTGCGTGCTGACGCACGGCACCGCGGGCATTTCCTTCATCGCGCTGCAATTCTCCGACTCCGACCTGATCCGCAAGTTCGGCGAGGCGGGCCTCGCCGCCACCATCATCGCGCTGGTCGCGGTGCTGTCGCTGGTGCCGGTGTTCGGCGTGCTGTTCGTGCGCAACGAGAAGATCTTTGCCGTGAAATTCCAGAGCGCGGATGCTGGCGTGCAGGCGCTGCGCAATTTCTGCTACTGGATCGCGGTGCGCATGGTGGGCCGCCCCGGCCTGTTCAGCCTGATCGCGGTGCTGTTCGTCGGCGGCCTCGGCGTCATCTACGCCAATCTGGAGCCGCGCTACCGGCTCGCCGACCAGGTGCCGGACAAGCGTCAGGCCGTTGCCGCCAGCGACCGGCTCGACGCCAAGCTCACCGGCGCCAACCCGGTCAACGTGCTGATCCAGTTCCCCAAGGGCGAAACACTGTATTCGCCGGAGACGCTGCAGACCATCGCGGACGTGCACGCGACCGTGGAGAAGGCGGCCGGTGTCGGCAATGTCTGGTCGCTCGAGACCCTGCGGCGCTGGCTGGCGGCAAAGGCCGGCAGCGCCGACGTCGCGACGCTGAAGGAATATGTCAACGTCATCCCCGAGCATCTGGTGCGCCGCTTCATCGACGCCGAGCAGGATGCCGTCGTGGTCGCGGGCCGCGTTCCGGACAAGGATTCCAGCCAGCTGCTGCCGATCGTCGACAAGCTCGATTCCGAGCTCGACGCCGTCCGCAAGAAGCATCCGGGTTACGAGATCGCGGTGACGGGCCTCGCCGCTATCGCGGCGCGCAACTCGGCCAGCATGATCGAGAAGCTGAACCGCGGCCTCACGGTCGAATTCGCGCTGGTCGCGCTCTTCATCGGCCTGGCCTTCCGCTCATGGGTGGTGATGTTCGCCTGCATCCTGCCGGGCATCTTCCCCGTCGTGATGTCGGGAACGGTGCTGTGGGCGATGGGCGAGGGGCTGCAATTTGCCAGCGTCGTCGCGCTCACCGTCTCGTTCGGCCTGGGCCTCAGCGCCACCATCCACTTCCTCAATCGCCTGAGGCTCGAGAGCAAGCCCGGCGTCGGCTCGGCGCTCGCGGTGGAGCGGGCGACCGTGCTGGTCGGCCCCGCGCTGATCCTGACCACGGTGGTGCTGGCCTGCGGCCTCGTCGTCACCGTGTTCTCGGACCTGCCGTCGCTGCGGCTGTTCGGCTGGCTCAGCGCCTTCTCGATGGTCATGGCGCTCGTCGCCGACCTCTTCATCCTCAGGCCGACGGCGATGTGGCTGATCAATCTGCACGCCAGGCTTCAGGGGCCCGACAAGCCGGCGATCTGA
- a CDS encoding class I SAM-dependent methyltransferase, with protein MILLDAGCGPGTITAALAGLVAKAVGVDIEPNAIAAADRLAAAESLTNLSFVEADMTALPFEDEAFDAVFFHAVLYHQSQAVLTRALAEARRVLKPGGLIATRDADVGGNVLHPDIDGVRLALDLWQRWYEHDDPDALRFGRRQSSILRAHGFTPVWTGASYVNHSADATSRSEAVADARRSLLGFGPQLLRKGLATDDEIQTALAGWDAWGRDPDAVYFRCRCECVARKD; from the coding sequence ATGATCCTGCTCGACGCCGGCTGCGGGCCCGGGACGATTACGGCGGCGCTCGCGGGCCTGGTCGCAAAGGCGGTCGGCGTCGACATCGAGCCGAACGCGATCGCCGCCGCCGATCGGCTGGCAGCGGCGGAAAGCTTGACCAACCTGTCCTTCGTCGAAGCCGACATGACCGCGCTTCCGTTCGAGGACGAGGCGTTCGACGCGGTGTTCTTCCATGCGGTGTTGTACCACCAGAGCCAGGCGGTGCTGACGCGAGCGCTCGCGGAAGCGCGGCGGGTGCTGAAGCCCGGTGGCCTCATTGCGACGCGTGACGCCGATGTCGGCGGCAACGTCCTTCATCCTGACATCGACGGCGTGCGCCTCGCGCTCGATCTCTGGCAGCGCTGGTACGAGCACGACGATCCGGACGCGCTTCGCTTCGGCCGGCGGCAGAGCTCGATTCTTCGTGCTCACGGTTTTACGCCGGTTTGGACCGGTGCGAGCTATGTCAATCATAGCGCCGATGCTACGAGCCGCAGCGAAGCCGTCGCCGATGCGCGGCGGAGCTTGCTCGGTTTCGGGCCGCAGCTTTTGCGCAAGGGGCTCGCCACGGATGATGAAATTCAGACCGCGTTGGCCGGATGGGACGCGTGGGGGCGCGATCCGGATGCGGTCTATTTCAGATGCCGGTGCGAATGCGTCGCGCGCAAGGACTGA
- the hpnC gene encoding squalene synthase HpnC, giving the protein MTSASELRSGKGDRDENFPVASWIIHPRHRALILAYYNFVRTADDIADHATLPPDQKLACLDLLEAELLGKGDTQAEAVTLRRALAERGMTPRHALDVLIAFRMDVTKLRYETWDEVIHYCRYSAMPVGRFMLDVHGESTSTWVASDALCAGLQINNHLQDCGKDFRELNRVYLPRDALAASGASVEQLGLAQSPPAMLACLQSLAARNEALLDEGRSLAAEIRDFRLGVDVAVIQAYADRIVRLLKVRDPLRERVHLNKFELLTFSLAGMIGEVGRRAIGRKAISRPGTAHDA; this is encoded by the coding sequence ATGACCTCTGCGAGCGAATTGCGATCCGGCAAGGGTGACCGCGACGAGAATTTTCCCGTCGCGTCCTGGATCATTCATCCGCGTCATCGCGCCCTGATCCTGGCCTATTACAATTTCGTCCGCACCGCCGACGACATCGCAGACCACGCCACGCTGCCCCCCGACCAGAAGCTCGCTTGTCTCGACCTGCTCGAGGCGGAACTGCTCGGCAAAGGCGACACCCAGGCCGAGGCCGTCACGCTGCGGCGTGCGCTGGCCGAGCGCGGCATGACGCCGCGGCACGCGCTCGACGTGCTGATCGCGTTCCGCATGGACGTGACGAAGCTGCGCTACGAGACCTGGGACGAGGTCATCCACTATTGCCGCTATTCGGCGATGCCGGTCGGCCGCTTCATGCTCGACGTCCACGGCGAGAGCACCTCGACCTGGGTCGCGTCGGATGCGCTCTGCGCAGGCCTCCAGATCAACAACCACCTGCAGGATTGCGGCAAGGATTTCCGCGAGCTCAACCGCGTCTATCTGCCGCGCGATGCGCTGGCGGCGAGCGGTGCTTCCGTGGAGCAACTCGGGCTTGCGCAGTCGCCACCGGCGATGCTGGCCTGCCTTCAGTCGCTTGCCGCGCGCAACGAGGCCCTGCTCGACGAGGGCAGGTCGCTAGCTGCGGAGATCCGCGATTTCCGCCTCGGTGTCGACGTCGCGGTGATCCAGGCCTATGCCGACCGCATCGTGCGCCTGCTCAAGGTCCGCGATCCCCTGCGCGAGCGCGTGCATCTGAACAAGTTCGAGCTGCTCACCTTCAGCCTCGCCGGCATGATCGGCGAAGTCGGCCGTCGCGCGATCGGGCGCAAGGCCATTTCCAGACCGGGGACTGCCCATGACGCTTGA
- the hpnD gene encoding presqualene diphosphate synthase HpnD has translation MTLEAATPGASYGSTASGSSFYAAMRILPHDQREAMFQIYSFCRQVDDIADSDGPRDERLAALQEWRNDIDALYQGNPPPRLKDYVASVKTFGLKREDFLAIVDGMEMDVPQDIRAPDMATLDLYCDRVASAVGRLSVRVFGLPEEDGILLAYHLGRALQLTNILRDIDEDAGLGRLYLPREALLHAGITSNDPNRVIAERALPKVCAPLTQRAKAHFEKSDEIMNRNKRRAVRAPRIMSKYYHSILDLLIARGFNAPREPVRVSKVTRILILLRYAFI, from the coding sequence ATGACGCTTGAGGCGGCCACGCCCGGCGCCAGTTATGGCTCGACCGCATCCGGCAGCTCGTTCTATGCCGCGATGCGCATCCTGCCGCATGACCAGCGCGAAGCGATGTTCCAGATCTACAGCTTCTGCCGCCAGGTCGACGACATCGCCGATTCCGACGGCCCGCGCGACGAGCGTCTCGCCGCGCTTCAGGAGTGGCGCAACGACATCGATGCGCTCTATCAGGGCAATCCGCCGCCGCGGCTGAAGGACTACGTCGCCTCGGTGAAGACCTTCGGCCTGAAGCGCGAGGATTTCCTCGCCATCGTCGACGGCATGGAGATGGACGTGCCGCAGGACATCCGCGCGCCTGACATGGCAACGCTCGATCTCTATTGCGATCGCGTCGCGAGCGCTGTCGGTCGATTGTCGGTGCGCGTGTTCGGCCTGCCGGAAGAGGATGGCATCCTGCTCGCGTACCATCTCGGGCGCGCGCTCCAGCTCACCAACATCCTGCGCGACATCGACGAGGACGCAGGTCTTGGCCGGCTCTATCTGCCGCGCGAGGCGCTGCTGCATGCCGGCATCACCTCCAACGACCCGAACCGCGTGATCGCCGAGCGCGCATTGCCGAAGGTCTGCGCACCGCTGACGCAGCGCGCGAAGGCGCATTTCGAAAAGTCGGACGAGATCATGAACCGCAACAAGCGCCGCGCCGTGCGCGCGCCGCGGATCATGTCGAAGTACTACCATTCCATTCTGGACCTCCTGATCGCGCGCGGTTTCAACGCGCCGCGCGAGCCGGTGCGTGTGTCGAAGGTCACACGCATCCTGATCCTGCTCCGTTACGCTTTCATCTGA
- the hpnE gene encoding hydroxysqualene dehydroxylase HpnE, translating into MQKTAHIIGAGISGLSAAVRLANAGFKVAVHEATHQAGGRCRSYFDGATNLTIDNGNHLLLSGNGHARAYARSIGTEAGLVGPDSAQFPFVDIKTGQRWQIDLGNGRLPTWVLDESRRVPDTGLTDYLKLAPLIWASEDTLVGKSIPCEGILYQRLVQPLLLAALNVDPPEGSAGLAGAIVRETLLAGGQACRPLIARDGLSAVLIEPAVKFLQERGHSVQLGHELRSFVSSDGKVTALNFGGEDVVQLGAGDVIVMAVPPRAAASLLPGLKTPTEFRAIVNAHFRFEPPPGSAPILGVIGGVVEWLFAFPNRLSVTISNGDRLVDMPREELAQAIWNDVCEAAGVSGELPPWQIVRERRATFAATPAQNALRPGPATALKNLFLAGDWTATGLPATIEGSVRSGDRAADLVLAAKGS; encoded by the coding sequence ATGCAAAAGACAGCTCACATCATCGGCGCCGGAATTTCCGGCCTCTCTGCCGCCGTGCGGCTCGCCAATGCCGGCTTCAAGGTCGCCGTGCACGAGGCGACGCATCAGGCCGGCGGCCGCTGCCGCTCCTATTTCGACGGCGCCACCAATCTCACCATCGACAATGGCAATCACCTGCTGCTGTCAGGCAACGGCCATGCGCGCGCCTATGCGCGCTCGATCGGCACCGAAGCGGGTCTCGTCGGCCCCGACAGCGCGCAGTTTCCCTTCGTCGACATCAAGACCGGGCAGCGCTGGCAGATCGATCTCGGCAACGGCCGGCTGCCGACCTGGGTGCTCGACGAAAGCCGCCGCGTGCCCGACACCGGGCTCACCGATTATCTGAAGCTGGCGCCGCTGATCTGGGCCTCGGAAGACACGCTGGTCGGCAAGTCGATTCCTTGCGAAGGCATCCTCTATCAGCGCCTGGTGCAGCCGCTGCTGCTCGCAGCTCTCAATGTCGATCCGCCCGAGGGCTCGGCCGGGCTTGCCGGCGCCATCGTGCGCGAGACGCTGCTTGCGGGCGGGCAGGCCTGCCGCCCGCTGATCGCGCGCGACGGCCTCAGCGCCGTGCTGATCGAGCCGGCGGTGAAATTCCTGCAGGAGCGTGGCCACTCCGTTCAGCTCGGCCATGAGCTGCGTTCGTTCGTCAGCAGCGACGGCAAGGTGACCGCATTGAATTTCGGCGGCGAGGACGTGGTCCAGCTCGGTGCGGGCGACGTCATCGTGATGGCGGTGCCGCCGCGCGCGGCAGCGAGCCTGCTGCCGGGCCTGAAGACGCCGACCGAATTCCGCGCCATCGTGAACGCGCATTTCCGCTTTGAGCCGCCGCCCGGTTCGGCGCCGATCCTCGGCGTGATCGGCGGCGTCGTGGAATGGCTGTTCGCGTTCCCGAACCGCCTCTCGGTGACCATCAGCAATGGCGACCGTCTGGTCGACATGCCGCGCGAGGAACTGGCGCAGGCGATCTGGAACGATGTCTGCGAGGCGGCCGGCGTGTCCGGCGAGCTGCCACCGTGGCAGATCGTGCGCGAGCGCCGTGCCACATTTGCGGCGACGCCGGCCCAGAATGCCCTGCGTCCGGGGCCGGCGACCGCGCTGAAAAACCTGTTCCTTGCCGGCGATTGGACTGCTACGGGGTTGCCTGCAACCATCGAGGGATCGGTCCGGTCGGGTGATCGCGCCGCCGATCTGGTGCTGGCCGCCAAAGGATCCTGA
- the shc gene encoding squalene--hopene cyclase, protein MDSLNATRREAVESRVLESSIASATQGVLGFQQSDGHWVFELEADCTIPAEYILLRHYLAEPVDTALEAKIGNYLRRVQGAHGGWPLVYDGEFDMSASVKAYFALKMIGDSTDSPHMVRAREAIHARGGAIHSNVFTRFLLATFGVVTWRAVPVLPIEIVLLPFWSPFHLNKISYWARTTMVPLMVIAALKPRAKNPKGVGIDELFLQDPRSIGMTAKAPHQSMAWFLLFRSLDAILRVIEPMFPKSLRQRAIDAALAFTEERLNGEDGMGAIYPPMANIVMMYDALGKDENYPPRAVTRRGIDKLLVIRDDEAYCQPCVSPVWDTTLTAHALLEAGGDKAVPAAKQGLDWLIPKQELEVKGDWAVKRPDVRPGGWAFQYNNAHYPDLDDTAVVVMSMDRMRREHGATGYDAAIARGREWIEGMQSDDGGWAAFDVNNLEYYLNNIPFSDHGALLDPPTEDVTARCISMLAQLGETEKTSKHVADGVAYLRNTQHPEGSWYGRWGMNFIYGTWSVLCALNMAGVDHKDPMMRKAAAWLASIQNKDGGWGEDAVSYRLDYKGWETAPSTASQTAWALLGLMAAGEVDHPAVARGVEYLIATQNKKGLWDEQRYTATGFPRVFYLRYHGYPKFFPLWALARYRNLRNTNSRVVGVGM, encoded by the coding sequence ATGGATTCCTTGAACGCGACCCGCCGCGAGGCAGTGGAATCGAGGGTGTTGGAATCGAGCATTGCGTCGGCGACGCAGGGCGTCCTCGGCTTCCAGCAATCCGACGGCCATTGGGTGTTCGAGCTCGAGGCCGACTGCACGATTCCGGCCGAGTACATCCTGCTGCGCCATTATCTCGCAGAGCCCGTCGACACCGCGCTCGAGGCCAAGATCGGCAATTATCTGCGCCGCGTCCAGGGCGCCCATGGCGGCTGGCCGCTGGTGTATGACGGCGAGTTCGACATGAGCGCCAGCGTGAAGGCGTACTTCGCGCTGAAGATGATCGGCGATTCCACAGATAGCCCGCATATGGTGCGTGCGCGCGAGGCGATCCATGCCCGCGGCGGTGCGATCCATAGCAACGTCTTCACACGCTTCCTGCTCGCGACGTTCGGCGTCGTGACCTGGCGCGCGGTGCCGGTGCTGCCGATCGAGATCGTGCTGCTGCCGTTCTGGTCGCCGTTCCACCTCAACAAGATCTCCTACTGGGCGCGCACCACCATGGTGCCGCTGATGGTGATCGCTGCGCTCAAGCCGCGCGCGAAGAACCCGAAGGGCGTCGGCATCGACGAGCTGTTTTTGCAGGATCCGCGCTCGATCGGCATGACGGCGAAGGCGCCGCATCAGAGCATGGCCTGGTTCCTGCTGTTCCGTTCGCTCGATGCGATCCTGCGCGTCATCGAGCCGATGTTTCCGAAGAGCCTGCGCCAGCGCGCGATCGATGCGGCGCTCGCCTTCACCGAGGAGCGGCTGAACGGCGAGGACGGCATGGGCGCGATCTATCCGCCCATGGCCAACATCGTCATGATGTACGACGCGCTCGGCAAGGACGAGAACTATCCGCCGCGTGCGGTGACGCGCCGGGGCATCGACAAGCTGCTGGTGATCCGCGACGACGAAGCCTACTGCCAGCCCTGCGTCTCGCCGGTGTGGGACACGACGCTGACCGCGCATGCGCTGCTGGAAGCCGGCGGCGACAAGGCGGTGCCCGCAGCCAAGCAGGGCCTAGACTGGCTGATCCCGAAGCAGGAGCTCGAGGTGAAGGGCGACTGGGCGGTGAAGCGGCCCGACGTGCGTCCGGGCGGCTGGGCCTTCCAGTACAACAACGCCCATTATCCTGATCTCGACGACACCGCCGTGGTGGTGATGTCGATGGACCGCATGCGCCGGGAGCACGGTGCGACCGGTTACGACGCGGCGATCGCCCGCGGCCGGGAATGGATCGAGGGCATGCAGAGCGACGATGGCGGCTGGGCCGCCTTCGACGTCAACAACCTCGAATATTACCTGAACAACATCCCGTTCTCGGACCACGGCGCGCTGCTCGATCCGCCGACCGAGGACGTCACCGCGCGCTGCATCTCGATGCTGGCCCAGCTCGGCGAGACCGAGAAGACCAGCAAGCACGTCGCCGACGGCGTGGCCTATCTCCGCAACACCCAGCACCCGGAGGGTTCCTGGTACGGTCGCTGGGGCATGAACTTCATCTATGGAACCTGGTCCGTGCTCTGCGCCCTCAACATGGCCGGCGTCGACCACAAGGACCCCATGATGCGGAAGGCTGCCGCCTGGCTGGCCTCGATCCAGAACAAGGATGGCGGCTGGGGCGAGGACGCCGTCAGCTACCGCCTGGACTACAAGGGCTGGGAAACCGCCCCCTCGACCGCCTCGCAAACGGCATGGGCCTTGCTTGGCCTGATGGCGGCAGGCGAGGTTGATCACCCGGCCGTCGCCCGCGGGGTGGAGTACCTGATTGCAACACAGAACAAAAAAGGACTGTGGGACGAGCAGCGGTACACCGCCACGGGCTTCCCCCGCGTGTTCTATCTACGTTATCATGGTTACCCAAAGTTCTTTCCGCTGTGGGCGCTGGCGCGGTATCGGAACTTGCGGAACACCAACAGCAGGGTGGTAGGGGTCGGAATGTGA
- a CDS encoding phosphorylase, giving the protein MTLGTGDYFTAGNAIDPRPILIVTGLVQEARIAAGPGMAVICSSSSPSQLRALLTVVDPDTIRGVISFGVAGGLDPTLRSGDVVLATEVLSGDTRWAAGLSLGDDLIDRLTSGRRRVVRGSLAGAEEVVTKRSCKAALHSETGAAAVDMESHIAAAYAAEAGLPFAAVRVISDPAHRALPAIARAAIKPNGQIDLPAVLRGIVRNPTTLHALVSTGIDFNRALRSLRGCRDYLIGTELIESEVLVSKAA; this is encoded by the coding sequence GTGACTTTGGGGACGGGGGACTATTTTACCGCGGGCAATGCCATTGATCCGCGGCCGATCTTGATCGTGACTGGACTGGTTCAGGAGGCCCGTATCGCGGCCGGGCCTGGAATGGCTGTGATCTGCTCGTCCAGCAGCCCCAGCCAGCTCCGAGCGCTGCTGACGGTGGTCGATCCTGATACGATTCGCGGTGTGATCTCGTTCGGCGTGGCCGGCGGGCTCGACCCGACGCTGCGCTCCGGCGACGTCGTGCTGGCGACCGAGGTGCTGTCCGGCGACACCCGCTGGGCCGCTGGCCTATCGCTCGGCGACGACCTGATCGACCGCCTGACGTCGGGCCGCCGCCGCGTCGTGCGCGGCAGCCTCGCCGGCGCCGAGGAGGTGGTCACGAAACGGTCCTGCAAGGCGGCGCTGCATTCAGAGACCGGGGCTGCGGCCGTCGACATGGAGAGCCACATCGCGGCCGCCTACGCCGCCGAGGCTGGGCTGCCCTTTGCCGCGGTCCGCGTCATCAGCGATCCCGCGCACCGCGCGCTGCCCGCGATCGCCCGCGCCGCGATCAAGCCGAACGGCCAGATCGACCTTCCGGCCGTGCTGCGCGGCATCGTGCGCAATCCTACGACGCTGCATGCGCTGGTCTCGACCGGCATCGACTTCAACCGCGCGCTGCGCTCGCTTCGCGGCTGCCGCGACTATTTGATCGGGACGGAGCTCATCGAGAGCGAGGTCCTGGTGTCCAAGGCGGCCTGA
- a CDS encoding ROK family protein: protein MVDQIEQPRRISSTARGSNRGRLVEVLRRQGPLPRVELARSTGLSFAAVSGLTSRLIAEELLCETETAPTSWSDDTDEDDAEGLNGRRRGRPAVLLTLNPEFGRIIAVSLRMNLIETLIADFSGSGLAQSRLEIATRALDPGALCDLVIAQIDAMLEATATPRHRLLGIGIALQGIVNADTGRHLWSPALSVTDVDLVKPVREAFNAEVVMANDAVAVALALTAAEPPLAQGLSATIMVGHGVGMGVVVDGEARWGAGAGSEIGHIKLGSNGPQCRCGQRGCIEAHLADYALYRDARTFLDLPPAAAQQPSEAQMALLRERARGGDPRLEHVFQQAGRALAEAVAATISVLRPHHVILAGPGLQAFDMMRRAYEERLEQAVLPWLLKSTAIYLRPSESAAIVEGMMRRTLWVVDRNRMETTD, encoded by the coding sequence ATGGTTGACCAAATTGAGCAGCCGAGACGAATTTCCAGCACCGCCCGCGGCTCGAATCGCGGCCGCCTCGTGGAGGTCTTGCGACGTCAGGGGCCGTTGCCGCGTGTGGAACTCGCCCGAAGCACGGGATTGAGCTTCGCCGCCGTCTCCGGCCTGACGTCGAGACTGATCGCGGAAGAGTTGCTGTGCGAGACCGAGACGGCGCCGACCTCATGGTCCGACGACACGGACGAAGACGATGCAGAGGGGCTGAACGGCCGCCGCCGCGGCCGGCCGGCCGTGCTGCTGACCCTGAACCCGGAGTTCGGCCGCATCATCGCGGTCTCGCTCCGCATGAATCTGATTGAAACACTGATCGCGGATTTCAGCGGCTCCGGCCTGGCGCAATCGCGGCTCGAAATCGCGACGCGGGCTCTCGATCCGGGCGCGCTGTGCGATCTGGTGATAGCGCAGATCGATGCGATGCTTGAGGCGACGGCCACGCCGCGCCATCGCCTGTTGGGAATCGGGATTGCCCTGCAGGGGATCGTGAACGCGGACACCGGCCGGCATCTGTGGAGTCCGGCGCTCTCCGTCACCGATGTCGATCTGGTGAAGCCGGTGCGCGAGGCCTTCAACGCCGAAGTCGTGATGGCGAATGACGCTGTCGCCGTTGCGCTCGCCCTCACCGCCGCGGAGCCGCCACTGGCGCAGGGCCTCTCGGCCACGATCATGGTCGGCCACGGCGTCGGCATGGGCGTCGTTGTCGACGGCGAAGCGCGCTGGGGCGCCGGCGCCGGCAGCGAGATTGGCCATATCAAACTGGGATCGAACGGGCCGCAATGCCGCTGCGGCCAGCGCGGCTGTATCGAGGCCCATCTGGCCGACTATGCGCTCTACCGCGACGCCCGCACATTTCTCGACCTGCCGCCGGCGGCGGCGCAACAGCCTTCCGAGGCGCAGATGGCCCTCCTGCGCGAGCGAGCGCGGGGCGGCGACCCCCGTCTCGAGCACGTATTTCAGCAGGCGGGCCGCGCGCTTGCCGAGGCGGTCGCGGCAACGATATCCGTGCTGCGCCCACACCATGTGATCCTGGCGGGACCCGGGCTGCAGGCATTTGACATGATGCGCCGCGCCTATGAGGAGCGGCTCGAGCAAGCGGTGCTGCCATGGCTGCTCAAGTCCACGGCGATCTATCTGCGTCCCAGCGAGTCGGCAGCAATTGTCGAGGGCATGATGCGACGGACGCTGTGGGTCGTGGACCGGAACCGCATGGAGACGACCGACTGA